The Zingiber officinale cultivar Zhangliang chromosome 9A, Zo_v1.1, whole genome shotgun sequence genome window below encodes:
- the LOC122019177 gene encoding uncharacterized protein LOC122019177, with product MELDSEKEPTLLMANQTQNKDGEEGTKKVREAFHTTPQNQMNLFPQKLIASQKDEEFHQFLKKVKEICVEVPLLDALHQMPKFTKFLKGILSNRRQKGNFETISLPEGCSALFMANSPPKLQDPGSFSIPCKISSELIPRAFCDLGASVSLLLYSLCKKLGLQSIKLTTMTLQLADHSCRYPMGIVEDVPVEVGVCVIPTDFIIMDMKEDPKIPIILGRPFLATAGTLIDVKNHKLSLEIGKERIEFDLSNPSNCVSFS from the coding sequence ATGGAGCTTGACTCAGAAAAGGAACCCACTCTCTTAATGGCCAATCAGACTCaaaacaaggatggagaagagggtACTAAAAAGGTTAGAGAAGCTTTTCATACTACCCCACAGAATCAGATGAATCTGTTTCCTCAGAAGCTTATAGcatcccaaaaggatgaagagttccacCAGTTTCTGAAAAAGGTTAAAGAGATTTGCGTTGAAGTACCACTGTTAGATGCGTTGCACCAGATGCCAAAGTTCAcaaaatttttaaagggaatCTTATCCAATAGAAGGCAAAAAGGTAACTTCGAGACCATATCATTGCCAGAAGGTTGTAGTGCTCTTTTTATGGCGAACTCCCCACCAAAACTTCAGGATCCAGGAAGTTTCTCCATACCGTGCAAAATTAGTTCTGAACTCATACCGAGAGCCTTCTGCGATTTGGGGGCTAGTGTCAGCCTACTCCTGTACTCTCTATGCAAGAAGTTGGGACTCCAGAgcattaaactgactactatgaCACTACAGTTGGCTGACCATTCGtgtagatacccaatgggtatagtggaagacgtgccagtagaagTGGGGGTTTGCGTCATCCCCACGGACTTCATCATTATGGATATGAAGGAGGACCCCAAAataccgatcatccttggaagaccgTTCCTCGCCACGGCAGGAACCCTCATTGATGTGAAGAATCACAAACTATCATTGGAGATCGGTAAGGAAAGAATTGAATTTGATTTGTCCAACCCTTCTAACTGCGTCTCCTTTTCTTAG